Proteins from a genomic interval of Debaryomyces hansenii CBS767 chromosome E complete sequence:
- a CDS encoding DEHA2E05984p (weakly similar to uniprot|Q12132 Saccharomyces cerevisiae YPL230W Up in starvation) has translation MPAINNTSPVSSKEPVNGPREAEDVEQTQINKHDAQTMQQSSSSSSSSSSLQLHEPPGESRQSEESSELRDSDPEEHPKDTQESMNSKFANEYNTNTRKKRASKGRVFRCTGYPDCNMSFTRSEHLARHKRKHTGERPFTCPHCHKNFSRLDNLRQHKQTVHAYENFMGNNSNNMPIPTNYNSCGTGGSMADTNKTNYMPIPNHLTMNNGANNGTPESPLTYGFGNSPGSTAMISPPNTNSPVNYHLPYQNQPYHNNSFESSNNSVNNNFQYPESQIKTKINEFKPKRRPRPLSLVHSFTDNSALGDDNSLHIGQSLKSAPAMYNMNGSFTYPPKSGPLTPNMVSPLSPLFHHTFNQTMDLPKSPHVTSNTLRLPPYNHPIHNNIIPNNPANKNITLPSVQELPIPTQFNPIKNSKSWLKKVLNDDSSASSSSPNDTNRSSVTQEDKHVSKKPTINNLLSPYDDDEFPNSVK, from the coding sequence ATGCCTGcaattaataatacatCACCGGTATCACTGAAGGAGCCGGTGAACGGCCCAAGAGAAGCTGAGGACGTTGAACAAACGCAAATAAACAAACATGATGCCCAAACAATGCAAcagctgctgctgctgctgctgctgctgctgctgttACAGCTACATGAACCACCTGGCGAATCAAGACAAAGCGAAGAAAGTTCAGAATTAAGAGATTCGGATCCTGAAGAGCATCCGAAGGACACCCAAGAGCTGATGAACTCAAAGTTTGCtaatgaatataatacGAATACCAGGAAGAAACGGGCGTCGAAAGGTAGGGTATTTCGATGCACAGGGTATCCTGATTGTAATATGTCGTTTACTAGATCGGAGCATTTAGCGAGGCACAAAAGGAAACACACAGGTGAAAGGCCGTTTACTTGTCCCCATTGTCataagaatttttcaagattagACAACTTGAGACAGCATAAGCAGACAGTTCATGCATACGAGAACTTTATGGGTAACAACTCAAATAATATGCCTATTCCAACCAACTACAACTCTTGTGGTACGGGTGGCAGTATGGCCGATACTAATAAGACTAACTACATGCCTATTCCAAATCATTTAACCATGAATAATGGCGCAAATAATGGAACCCCAGAGAGTCCGTTGACATATGGTTTTGGCAATTCTCCTGGATCAACCGCGATGATCTCTCCACCAAATACGAATTCACCTGTAAACTATCATTTGCCGTACCAAAATCAGCCATATCATAATAACAGCTTCGAGCTGAGTAACAATAGTGTAAATAATAACTTTCAATACCCGGAGTCACAgatcaaaaccaaaattaaCGAATTCAAACCAAAAAGAAGACCAAGACCTTTATCATTAGTTCATTCATTCACCGATAACTCAGCCCTTGGTGATGATAACAGTTTACATATAGGACAACTGTTGAAATCAGCGCCGGCGATGTACAATATGAACGGTTCATTCACTTATCCACCAAAATCGGGGCCTTTGACTCCAAATATGGTTAGTCCGTTGTCGCCACTATTTCACCATACGTTCAATCAAACAATGGATTTACCTAAATCACCTCATGTCACATCGAACACTTTACGCTTACCACCTTATAACCACCCTATCCACAATAATATCATTCCAAATAATCCTGCGAACAAGAATATTACATTGCCATCTGTTCAGGAATTGCCTATTCCAACGCAATTTAATCCAAtaaaaaattccaaatcatGGTTAAAAAAGGTACTAAATGATGATTCCTCTGCATCCTCGAGCAGCCCTAATGATACTAATCGTCTGTCGGTTACACAAGAAGATAAACACGTTTCGAAGAAACCGACGATTAATAACTTATTATCTCCATATGACGATGATGAGTTTCCAAATTCCGTAAAATGA
- a CDS encoding DEHA2E06050p (similar to uniprot|P26570 Saccharomyces cerevisiae YML016C PPZ1 Serine/threonine protein phosphatase Z isoform of Ppz2p) yields the protein MGNNSSKPKDLRGSPLSRTDTGNSAKSSRSIRSRISMSRDDNSTSGSPKTGSKATSRKNSSTSLNNMNSSSHSMNIPINGNNSAHSNNNSSANLSNSFSNLSLHKNPSNQHSNNNFNLPPSMIQVEPKEPILIRRNTGPDGEDTPLSPKNHSFNSNSPHLASSFDNSNPSSNPSNNISRTSTNHSHHSGSINNYPLSPQPTSSSANGSTKDLQEDTSKNFDSQSLNENRNKDVSINNLSHSSTTESNESDDSGSIDIENLIQRLLDAGYSGKKTKSVCLKNHEIQLICAKARNILLSQPSLLELSPPVKVVGDVHGQYGDLIRIFTKCGFPPQTNYLFLGDYVDRGKQSLETILLLLCYKIKYPENFFLLRGNHECANVTRVYGFYDECKRRCNIKTWKLFIDTFNTLPIAAIVAGKIFCVHGGLSPVLNSMEEIRNIARPTDVPDFGLLNDLLWSDPADTMNEWEDNERGVSYVFSRVAINKFLQKFGFDLVCRAHMVVEDGYEFFNDRTLVTVFSAPNYCGEFDNWGAVMSVSDELLCSFELLDPLDSIALKQVMKKGKEERKNAQLQQS from the coding sequence ATGGGGAACAATTCATCTAAGCCTAAGGACTTGAGGGGGTCTCCATTATCGCGTACAGACACGGGAAACTCGGCAAAGTCTTCAAGATCCATTAGATCAAGGATATCTATGCTGAGGGATGATAATTCAACTAGTGGGTCGCCAAAGACGGGATCGAAGGCTACTTCACGCAAGAATTCATCTACTAGTTTGAATAACATGAACAGCAGTAGTCATAGTATGAACATACCGATTAACGGGAATAACAGTGCTCACTCAAACAATAACTCCAGTGctaatttatctaattcgTTTTCGAACCTAAGCTTACATAAAAATCCATCAAATCAGCATtcgaataataatttcaatttaccACCATCAATGATACAAGTGGAACCTAAAGAGCCAATTTTAATTAGACGAAATACTGGTCCAGATGGAGAAGATACACCATTAAGTCCCAAGAACCATTCATTTAATTCGAATTCACCTCATTTGGCATCATCTTTCGATAACAGCAATCCTTCGAGTAACCCTTCCAACAATATAAGTAGAACCTCAACAAACCATTCACATCATTCTGGaagtattaataattatccATTATCGCCACAACCAACATCATCTAGTGCGAACGGAAGTACTAAAGATTTGCAAGAGGATACAAGTAAGAATTTCGATAGCCAACTGTTAAATGAAAATAGAAATAAGGATGTACTGATTAATAACCTACTGCATAGCTCAACTACAGAATCTAATGAAAGCGACGATAGCGGctctattgatattgaaaacttgaTTCAGAGACTATTAGATGCGGGTTACAGCGGTAAGAAAACAAAGAGCGTTTGTCTCAAAAATCATGAAATTCAGTTGATCTGTGCAAAAGCAAGGAATATATTGTTACTGCAACCATCATTATTGGAACTTAGCCCTCCTGTTAAAGTGGTTGGCGATGTACATGGTCAGTATGGTGATTTAATTCGAATTTTCACTAAGTGTGGATTTCCTCCTCAGacgaattatttatttttaggGGATTATGTTGATCGAGGAAAGCAATCCTTGGAAACTATTTTGCTTTTGCTATgttataaaattaaatatcctgagaatttttttctatTAAGAGGAAATCATGAATGTGCTAACGTTACCAGAGTTTACGGGTTTTATGATGAATGTAAGCGTCGTTGTAATATTAAGACATGGAAGCTATTCATAGATACGTTTAATACTTTACCTATAGCTGCAATTGTAGCaggaaaaatattttgtgtTCATGGCGGTTTATCTCCAGTGCTTAACTCAatggaagaaattagaaacATTGCAAGACCAACGGATGTTCCAGACTTCGGCttattgaatgatttaCTATGGTCAGATCCGGCTGACACAATGAATGAATGGGAAGATAATGAGAGAGGTGTGTCGTATGTATTCTCCAGAGTCGCTATAAATAAATTCCTACAGAAATTCGGATTTGATTTGGTCTGTAGAGCCCATATGGTTGTTGAGGATGGTtatgaattcttcaatgatAGAACATTGGTGACAGTTTTTTCTGCTCCAAATTACTGTGGGGAATTTGATAACTGGGGTGCAGTTATGAGTGTGAGTGACGAGTTACTTTGTCtgtttgaattattagatcCGTTGGATAGCATTGCATTGAAGCAAGTAATGAAAAAGGGTAAAGAAGAACGGAAGAATGCTCAGTTGCAACAGCTGTAA
- a CDS encoding DEHA2E05962p (no similarity), with the protein MIKATKTKAIPIAAPPNHNVAIEAPMYLAANANCTIIKFI; encoded by the coding sequence ATGATTAAAGCAACGAAAACTAAAGCGATACCGATAGCGGCGCCTCCTAATCATAATGTAGCTATTGAAGCTCCGATGTATTTAGCTGCTAATGCTAATTGCacaataattaaatttatttaa
- a CDS encoding DEHA2E06072p (similar to CA3407|IPF9406 Candida albicans IPF9406 unknown function): protein MTIMLKSINYNSLGKINLSIIRRFSKSVNIYNKSKSNNEFQQPESDLYFGKFTKEEYDNAANHVKNQINRLEKEIKGDVNIRQNIGTMPTLPAMANSAKKIRIDDLTNLLSETIKTTGPISLSAFMRQCLTHPQFGYYTTRDPLNASSGDFITSPEISSMFGEMIGIWLFSTWLNQNKPQKLNIIEFGPGRGTLMYDCLKSFNKFKKNLIQEENIEITMIEASSILRKEQWKLLCGSNEFITNSDGFNISRTQWGNRVKWVDNETDITKDENVANYIVAHEFFDALPIKSFQKTKHGWRELVVEHTPSVDNTQLSLPEDASSKSTSENNDLLNTEFHLTLSPKETSSSVIPDLNPRFKDLPIDSRIEICPDAELYVLKMAQLLNNEKGMGSVLIIDYGISEGIPDNTLRGIYKHKFVSPFINPGEVDLSVDVDFTNLKNVTEKMCKSFGPVEQGDWLHELGIGYRTDQLIKANDGNVNAQDKIYNAYQRLTGKDERSMGKIYKFLCLTPHESKSPVGFGGSL from the coding sequence ATGACTATCATGTTAAAATCTATTAACTATAACTCTCTAGGAAAAATAAATCTTAGTATCATCAGGAGGTTTTCTAAGTCCgttaatatatataataagtCAAAATCGAATAACGAATTTCAACAACCTGAGAGTGATCTTTATTTTGGAAAGTTTACCAAGGAAGAATATGATAATGCAGCTAACCACGTTAAAAACCAAATAAACCGTTTGGAAAAGGAAATCAAAGGTGATGTTAACATTCGTCAAAATATAGGTACTATGCCAACTCTTCCAGCAATGGCTAACAgtgcaaaaaaaattagaattgaTGACTTAACAAACCTCTTGTCAGAAACTATTAAGACTACGGGTCCAATATCTTTGCTGGCTTTTATGCGACAATGCTTAACACATCCTCAATTTGGTTACTATACTACTCGTGACCCTTTGAATGCATCAAGTGGTGACTTCATTACATCACCGGAAATTTCTTCTATGTTCGGGGAAATGATAGGTATATGGTTGTTCAGTACTTGgttaaatcaaaataaaccACAAAAGTTGAATATTATAGAATTCGGTCCTGGAAGAGGGACTCTTATGTACGATTGCTTGAAatcattcaacaaattcaagaaaaatttaattcaagaagaaaatatcgAGATCACCATGATAGAAGCTTCATCCATTTTAAGAAAAGAGCAATGGAAATTATTGTGTGGAAGCAATGAATTTATCACCAATAGTGATggattcaatatttcacGGACTCAATGGGGTAATAGAGTAAAATGGGTTGATAATGAAACAGATATCACCAAAGACGAGAACGTTGCTAATTATATCGTAGCCCATGAATTCTTTGATGCTTTACCTATTAAAAGTTTCCAAAAAACGAAGCATGGATGGAGAGAACTTGTGGTTGAGCACACACCGAGTGTTGATAATACTCAACTTTCATTGCCTGAAGAtgcttcttcaaaatccaCCTCAGAGAATAACGATCTATTGAACACGGAATTTCATTTAACATTGTCTCCAAAGGAAACCAGTTCTTCTGTTATACCAGACTTAAATCCAAGATTCAAAGATTTACCTATAGActcaagaattgaaatttgtcCAGATGCTGAATTATACGTTTTGAAGATGGCTCAActcttgaataatgaaaagGGAATGGGTTCGgtattaataattgattatgGAATAAGTGAAGGGATACCTGATAATACATTAAGAGGCATTTATAAGCACAAGTTTGTTTCACCATTTATAAATCCTGGGGAAGTCGATTTATCGGTAGATGTCGATTTCACCAACCTTAAGAATGTAACCGAAAAAATGTGCAAGAGTTTTGGACCTGTCGAACAAGGCGATTGGCTACATGAATTGGGTATCGGTTATAGAACTGATCAATTAATCAAAGCAAACGATGGAAATGTGAATGCTCAAGACAAGATATATAATGCTTATCAAAGATTAACTGGTAAAGATGAGAGGAGTATGGGGAAAATCTATAAATTTCTCTGTTTGACACCGCATGAATCGAAATCACCTGTTGGGTTTGGAGGATCATTATAA
- a CDS encoding DEHA2E06094p (weakly similar to uniprot|Q04081 Saccharomyces cerevisiae YDR435C PPM1 Carboxyl methyl transferase methylates the C terminus of the protein phosphatase 2A catalytic subunit (Pph21p or Pph22p) which is important for complex formation with regulatory subunits), which produces MISPQEKQDKVIRATDLDALSCRYSANNKSYFSKPDPFIDSLISSYKMHLPLCTGYTNMSANRTLRSVFNEQKLPLINRGTYLRTESIDVITQEFIKEFKKCQVISLGGGSDTRCFRILEEHGEDVRYCEIDFHESVKIKKLAIINDKKLADIVKYDEESQSITSKEEFARLESNIHTENYHLIGYDLRELTGALDSGAILEYVDTSLPTLILSECVLCYLNPKENERIIEFWKNAFASKALLALLIYEPMSLNDAFGTTMTHNLSNRGINLLTFNEYPNLEARYKFLSEKCQSSNVKLTDMSNVGGYDSDNTTKAWINSKDLARINRLELVDEIEEIRLLLKHYCLCYCEFSHSPSLKTINKWKWILE; this is translated from the coding sequence ATGATATCACCCCAAGAAAAGCAAGATAAGGTAATTAGGGCGACTGATCTAGACGCTCTTAGCTGTCGTTACAgtgcaaataataaatcgtACTTTTCGAAGCCCGATCCATTTATTGATTCTcttatttcttcatataaAATGCATCTTCCTTTATGCACTGGTTATACTAATATGTCGGCAAATAGAACGCTAAGGTCCGTTTTTAATGAACAGAAATTACCATTGATTAATAGGGGTACGTATTTGAGAACAGAGCTGATAGATGTTATAACTCAAGaatttataaaagaatttaaaaagtGCCAGGTTATATCTTTAGGCGGTGGCTCAGACACTAGATGCTTTAGAATCTTGGAGGAACATGGCGAAGATGTTAGATACTGTGAAATTGACTTTCATGAATCagtgaaaataaaaaaattggcAATTATAAACGATAAAAAGCTAGCAGATATTGTCAAGTATGATGAGGAGAGCCAATCTATAACTTCGAAGGAAGAATTTGCAAGACTTGAGTCGAATATTCATACTGAGAACTATCATCTTATAGGGTACGATCTACGTGAGTTAACAGGAGCTTTGGATTCTGGGGCAATACTCGAATATGTGGATACGTCACTTCCAACTCTTATACTAAGTGAATGTGTCTTATGCTACCTTAACCCAAAAGAAAATGAGAGAATCATAGAGTTCTGGAAGAATGCATTTGCTTCAAAAGCATTATTAGCACTTTTAATTTATGAACCCATGTCGTTAAATGATGCATTCGGGACAACGATGACGCATAACTTGTCTAATAGAGGTATTAATCTTTTAacttttaatgaatatccAAATTTAGAAGCACgatataaatttttgtCAGAAAAATGCCAATCATCGAATGTTAAGTTAACAGATATGAGTAATGTTGGAGGATATGATTCAGATAATACTACGAAAGCATGGATAAATAGTAAGGATTTAGCCCGCATCAACCGGTTAGAATTGGTCGATGAGATCGAAGAAATAAGACTCCTATTGAAACACTATTGTTTATGTTATTGTGAATTCTCACATAGTCCATCATTAAAGACAATCAATAAATGGAAATGGATCCTTGAATAA
- a CDS encoding DEHA2E05940p (weakly similar to uniprot|P32948 Candida rugosa LIP4 Lipase 4 precursor) → MIFTSKLFALSVLFCIGSASPVSRRDAAQSVGSVTSSTVESAPTVDTTNGTYVGTYLECFDQDIFLGMRYAQSPLGSLRFVNPQPVNETFSEVREAKEYLPSCMNLGDSEGGDNWGLEQSEDCLGINVIRPANTTGPLPVLIYIYGGGFYQGASSVDAYNLSYIVQESVEMGKPMIGVSFNYRLSGFGFLGGEEVVKRGYTNVGLRDQLLAIEWVQENIDEFGGDPNHIVLWGESAGAISISLQLGSGRLNSSHIRGAIMDSGFVAGNGIGVATSDVSTEGYKNITAYLGCDKAEDAFACLQNYENVTELIEAFDPDFGIISDDVFGHVTIDYDYVPTVPSEMFVNNNFTEVPIIIGANSDEGTAFVSSTVDNENIKEYLAAKYTHLSESQLDTILDLYKDNNPEFQPPYQPPFPVSFEGYGSGFRRAASIVGDLRYIGPKRHAAKNWVSKNLTAYTYRWNLFLNDTAEQLGATHAQELRWNFDNDQTSFSSLSPQQQNQTLVSLFNRDGLYRNHQGEAVTMAEIISKQWISFITTLNPNNHDIYGIPHWPSYGSLYEPNKNYVYDWRSISTEVDNFREEAINYVSTLFEDLFIAY, encoded by the coding sequence ATGATTTTCACAAGTAAATTATTTGCCTTGTCTGTACTTTTCTGTATAGGTCTGGCTAGTCCTGTTTCACGCAGAGACGCAGCTCAATCTGTTGGTTCTGTTACTTCTAGCACAGTGGAAAGTGCTCCTACTGTTGATACAACAAACGGTACATATGTTGGTACATACTTAGAATGTTTTGATCAAGATATATTTCTAGGCATGAGATATGCCCAATCACCACTTGGATCGTTGAGATTTGTTAATCCTCAACCAGTTAATGAAACTTTTTCTGAAGTTAGAGAAGCAAAAGAATACCTTCCATCATGTATGAACTTAGGTGATTCTGAAGGTGGTGATAATTGGGGTTTGGAACAATCTGAAGATTGTCTTGGTATTAATGTCATTCGTCCAGCCAATACAACTGGGCCGTTACCTGtgttgatttatatttatggAGGTGGTTTTTACCAAGGAGCCAGTTCTGTTGATGCTTATAACTTAAGTTACATTGTCCAAGAGAGTGTTGAAATGGGTAAGCCCATGATCGGTGTAAGTTTCAACTATAGACTTTCTGGTTTCGGATTTCTTGGTGGAGAAGAAGTCGTTAAGAGAGGTTACACAAATGTCGGTTTAAGAGACCAACTTTTGGCTATCGAATGGGTGCAAGAAAACATTGATGAATTCGGTGGTGATCCAAACCATATTGTTTTGTGGGGAGAAAGTGCTGGTGCaatttctatttcattACAATTAGGCTCTGGAAGACTCAACTCATCCCATATTAGAGGTGCAATTATGGACTCTGGATTTGTAGCCGGCAATGGTATAGGTGTTGCAACCAGTGATGTATCCACTGAGGGctataaaaatataacgGCTTACCTTGGATGTGATAAAGCAGAAGATGCATTTGCCTGTCTCCAAAACTATGAAAATGTCACTGAGCTCATTGAGGCTTTTGATCCAGattttggtattattaGTGACGACGTCTTTGGTCATGTTACGATCGATTATGACTATGTTCCAACTGTTCCAAGTGAAATGTTTGTTAACAATAACTTTACTGAAGttccaattattattggtgCTAATAGTGATGAAGGTACTGCATTTGTTAGTAGCACTGTcgataatgaaaatatcaaagaatatttaGCTGCAAAGTATACTCATCTTTCTGAATCTCAACTCGATACTATTCTAGATCTTTACAAAGATAACAATCCAGAGTTCCAACCGCCATATCAACCACCATTCCCTGTTTCATTTGAAGGGTATGGACTGGGATTCCGTAGAGCAGCCTCAATTGTTGGTGACCTTAGGTATATTGGACCAAAGAGGCATGCTGCCAAGAACTGGGTCTCTAAAAATTTAACTGCTTATACATACAGATGGAACTTATTCTTGAACGATACCGCTGAGCAACTTGGTGCAACTCATGCCCAAGAATTACGTTGGAATTTTGACAATGATCAAACATCCTTCCTGTCTCTTTCTCCtcaacaacaaaatcaaacttTGGTCTCTTTATTCAATCGAGATGGTCTTTATAGAAATCATCAAGGTGAAGCTGTAACAATGGCTGAAATTATCAGTAAGCAATGGATTTCTTTCATCACTACATTGAATCCAAATAACCATGATATTTATGGAATTC
- a CDS encoding DEHA2E06028p (some similarities with uniprot|P32380 Saccharomyces cerevisiae YDR356W SPC110 Inner plaque spindle pole body (SPB) component ortholog of human kendrin), translating to MMSKYNNSFSFLLNTENIEPLLESVNKLSKIVEENAEILNRLTYTIDNDLQFPELTIDIEDDSVTENKTDPLRQLLNQKYKLEEMSIESELIDKVENPRIKELLLDNEKLKRLQVSKRKINTELYGIVQDYELFILNTMLPSLRKDIEIYRQEITRDVKANQIPLKFAASEKLWSRYVTYIGYLEKLSKLCERLMQMLDDTQSNKEVLIIEQKLISINELRLNLQNQLAR from the coding sequence ATGATGtcaaaatacaataattcatttagCTTCCTATTGAACACGGAAAATATCGAGCCCTTATTAGAATCTGTTAATAAACTCTCTAAGAtagttgaagaaaatgcaGAGATATTGAACAGATTAACTTACACGATAGACAATGATTTACAATTTCCTGAATTAACAATAGACATCGAAGATGATTCAGTGACTGAAAACAAAACAGATCCGTTAAGGCAACTATTAAACCAGAAGTATAAATTGGAGGAAATGTCTATCGAGAGCGAACTTATAGATAAAGTAGAGAATCCTCGAATTAAGGAATTATTGTTAGATAAtgagaaattgaaaagattacAAGTTTCGAAAAGGAAGATTAATACTGAATTGTACGGCATTGTTCAAGATTATGAATTGTTTATATTGAATACTATGTTGCCGTCTTTAAggaaagatattgaaatatatagaCAGGAAATTACGAGAGATGTTAAAGCAAACCAGATCCCTTTGAAATTTGCGGCCTCTGAAAAATTGTGGTCAAGATATGTCACATACATAGGCTACCTCGAAAAATTAAGCAAGCTATGTGAACGTCTAATGCAAATGTTAGATGACACTCAAAGCAACAAAGAGGTTTTAATTATAGagcaaaaattaattaGCATCAATGAATTAAGACTAAATCTACAAAACCAGTTAGCCAGgtaa
- a CDS encoding DEHA2E06006p (weakly similar to uniprot|P53283 Saccharomyces cerevisiae YGR138C TPO2 Polyamine transport protein) — protein sequence MTNNFDKENEIEKENVSFHTKSPTPYEEPWKELSDDHKQYLIDKHGTYKLDPIPSMNDEDPLNWPTYIKAIQLGMLSFHAFSTTFMAAGLIPSFATLSEEFSTSVSACSYFTSTQILVLGIFPLLWVPLMNKYGRLQLLVISALGSCVFNIGCIFSTNYKDLMICRIFGAFFVSPAIAVGGGVVSELTFSHQRGWWTGWWVVGVTLGTHVGPFLMGFVQYQTGNTKYTFVVFAIMNILQFFGYLTMGKETVYNSKVYTRSIYSLFKIRPKTDCDLNFALMLSPFKCINQPKVVIPAIAYSVTFCYANVACGVELTSLFHEKFSFNPQQIGLQFLSLILGCILGEQIGGWVSDLWMKYFHFKSSEKTIEDRLWLSYPGFIIAIVGLIIYGVLLGNITDNTWRFGPLVGLCLASFGLQIITTILVTYAIDSNPANASNIALFITVIRQVFGFVGPFYFPVMLENPDLGIKSTYGILAALVAAFGLIPVALLHLSRFCAKN from the coding sequence ATgacaaataattttgataaagagAATGAAATAGAGAAGGAAAATGTATCTTTCCATACAAAATCACCTACGCCATATGAAGAACCATGGAAAGAATTGTCTGACGACCACAAACAATATCTAATTGATAAACATGGCACTTATAAATTAGACCCAATACCGTCGATGAATGATGAAGATCCTTTAAACTGGCCGACGTACATAAAAGCTATACAGTTGGGGATGCTTTCATTCCATGCATTCTCGACAACATTTATGGCTGCTGGGTTAATTCCATCCTTTGCAACCTTACTGGAAGAATTTAGTACCTCAGTCAGTGCTTGTTCATATTTCACTTCGACGCAAATTTTAGTGTTAGGTATATTTCCATTATTGTGGGTTCCTTTGATGAACAAATATGGAAGGCTCCAATTATTAGTAATATCAGCTTTAGGTTCATgtgttttcaatattggtTGTATATTCTCAACCAATTACAAAGACTTGATGATTTGCCGTATATTTGGTGCTTTCTTCGTTTCCCCTGCTATAGCTGTGGGAGGCGGAGTTGTGTCTGAGTTGACATTCAGTCATCAAAGAGGCTGGTGGACTGGTTGGTGGGTTGTTGGTGTTACTTTAGGAACACATGTTGGTCCATTTCTTATGGGCTTTGTTCAGTATCAAACAGGAAACACTAAATATACGTTTGTTGTATTTgcaataatgaatatcTTGCAATTCTTTGGGTATTTGACGATGGGAAAAGAGACTGTGTACAATTCTAAGGTATACACTAGGTCAATctattcattatttaaaatacGACCAAAGACTGACTGTGACTTAAATTTTGCGTTAATGTTGAGTCCATTCAAATGTATAAATCAGCCGAAAGTTGTCATTCCTGCCATTGCTTATTCGGTCACATTTTGTTATGCAAATGTTGCATGTGGAGTAGAATTGACTAGCTTATTCcatgaaaaatttagcTTTAACCCACAGCAGATTGGCCTACAATTTTTAAGTTTAATTTTGGGGTGTATATTAGGAGAACAAATCGGTGGTTGGGTTTCTGACCTTTGGATGAAGTACTTTCATTTCAAAAGTTCAGAAAAAACCATAGAAGATCGCTTATGGTTATCATATCCGGGTTTTATTATTGCAATTGTAGGGTTGATCATTTATGGAGTATTACTAGGCAATATCACCGATAATACGTGGAGATTTGGACCGCTTGTGGGTCTATGTCTTGCGTCATTTGGTTTACAGATTATAACCACTATTTTAGTCACATACGCAATTGATTCGAATCCTGCAAATGCGTCAAACATAGCATTATTCATAACTGTGATACGACAGGTATTTGGATTTGTTGGGCCATTTTATTTTCCGGTGATGTTGGAGAATCCTGATCTAGGAATTAAGAGTACATACGGAATACTAGCTGCGCTAGTGGCAGCATTTGGATTAATACCAGTTGCATTATTGCATCTATCTCGGTTTTGTGcaaagaattaa